One stretch of Miscanthus floridulus cultivar M001 chromosome 18, ASM1932011v1, whole genome shotgun sequence DNA includes these proteins:
- the LOC136520824 gene encoding probable sulfate transporter 3.4 has protein sequence MVVNNKVDSLSYDVEAPPPAAAAAPPPASSSPAPARPAAPVTWQGTESASASVLELHKVSVPERRTTAKALRQRLAEVFFPDDPLHQFKNQSSARRLVLALQYFFPIFQWGSAYSRSLLRSDLIAGLTIASLAIPQGISYAKLANLPPIIGLYSSFVPPLIYSLLGSSRDLAVGPVSIASLVMGSMLREAVSPDEQPILYLQLAFTATFFAGALQASLGFLRLGFIVDFLSKPTLTGFMGGAAVIVSLQQLKSLLGIVHFTSHMGFVDVMRSVVNRHDEWKWQTIVMGSAFLAILLLTRQISKRNPKLFLVAAGAPLASVIISTILSYIWKSPTISVIGILPRGVNPPSANMLTFSGSYVALAIKTGIMTGILSLTEGIAVGRTFASINNYQVDGNKEMMAIGIMNMAGSCASCYVTTGSFSRSAVSYSAGCKTAVSNIVMAAMVLVTLLFLMPLFHYTPNVILSAIIITAVIGLIDVHGAAKLWKVDKLDFLACVSAFLGVLLVSVQMGLAIAVGISLFKILLQVTRPNLVVEGLVSGTQSYRSVAQYREAVRVPSFLVVGVESAIYFANSMYLVERVLRYLRDEEERALKSNLPSIRSVVLDMSAVTAIDTSGLDALSELKKVLDKRNIELVLANPLGSVAERIFNTAVGDTFGSDRLFFSVGEAVVAGACRAAQP, from the exons ATGGTTGTGAACAACAAGGTGGACAGCCTGTCGTACGACGTCGAGGCGCCGCcgcccgcggcggcggcagcgccacCTCCGGCATCGTCGTCGCCGGCGCCGGCTCGTCCCGCGGCGCCCGTGACGTGGCAAGGCACCGAGTCCGCGTCGGCGTCGGTGCTGGAGCTGCACAAGGTGTCGGTGCCGGAGCGGCGGACGACGGCGAAGGCGCTGCGGCAGCGCCTGGCCGAGGTGTTCTTCCCCGACGACCCGCTGCACCAGTTCAAGAACCAGTCGTCGGCGCGGCGCCTGGTGCTGGCGCTACAGTACTTCTTCCCCATCTTCCAGTGGGGGTCCGCCTACAGCCGCAGCCTCCTCCGCTCCGACCTCATCGCCGGCCTCACCATTGCCAGCCTCGCCATCCCGCAG GGAATCAGCTACGCCAAGCTCGCCAACCTGCCGCCGATCATTGGTCTAT ATTCCAGCTTTGTGCCGCCGCTCATCTACTCGCTGCTGGGGAGCTCGCGGGACCTGGCGGTGGGGCCGGTCTCCATCGCGTCGCTGGTGATGGGGTCCATGCTCCGGGAGGCCGTGTCGCCGGACGAGCAACCCATCCTGTACCTGCAGCTCGCCTTCACCGCCACCTTCTTCGCCGGCGCCTTACAGGCGTCCCTGGGATTCCTCAG GCTGGGCTTCATCGTTGACTTCCTGTCGAAGCCGACGCTGACGGGCTTCATGGGCGGCGCCGCCGTCATCGTGTCGCTGCAGCAGCTCAAGAGCCTGCTCGGCATCGTCCACTTCACCTCCCACATGGGCTTCGTCGACGTCATGCGCTCCGTCGTCAACCGCCACGACGAG TGGAAGTGGCAGACGATCGTCATGGGCAGCGCCTTCctcgccatcctcctcctcacGCGCCAAATC AGCAAAAGGAATCCAAAGCTTTTCTTGGTAGCAGCAGGTGCTCCCCTGGCGTCAGTGATCATCTCCACCATCCTCTCCTACATCTGGAAATCCCCCACCATCAGTGTT ATTGGCATCCTCCCCAGGGGAGTGAACCCACCTTCAGCGAACATGCTCACCTTCAGCGGCTCCTACGTGGCGCTGGCGATCAAAACAGGGATCATGACAGGCATCTTGTCCTTAACT GAAGGGATTGCAGTGGGCAGGACATTCGCATCCATCAACAACTACCAGGTGGACGGGAACAAGGAGATGATGGCGATCGGGATCATGAACATGGCCGGCTCCTGCGCCTCCTGCTACGTGACGACGGGTTCCTTCTCCCGGTCGGCGGTGAGCTACAGCGCGGGGTGCAAGACGGCGGTGTCCAACATAGTGATGGCGGCGATGGTGCTGGTGACGCTGCTGTTCCTGATGCCGCTGTTCCACTACACCCCGAACGTGATCCTGTCGGCGATCATCATCACGGCGGTGATAGGGCTGATCGACGTGCACGGCGCCGCCAAGCTGTGGAAGGTGGACAAGTTGGACTTCCTGGCGTGCGTGTCCGCGTTCCTGGGCGTGCTCCTGGTGTCCGTGCAGATGGGCCTCGCCATCGCCGTCGGCATCTCGCTGTTCAAGATCCTGCTGCAGGTGACGCGGCCGAACCTGGTGGTGGAAGGCCTGGTCTCCGGCACGCAGAGCTACCGCAGCGTGGCGCAGTACCGGGAGGCCGTGCGCGTGCCGTCGTtcctcgtcgtcggcgtcgagTCGGCCATCTACTTCGCTAACTCCATGTACCTGGTGGAGCGGGTCTTGCGGTACCTCCGCGACGAGGAGGAGCGCGCGCTCAAGTCCAACCTCCCCTCCATCCGATCCGTCGTCCTCGACATGAGCG CCGTCACGGCGATCGACACGAGCGGTCTGGACGCGCTGTCGGAGCTGAAGAAAGTCCTGGACAAAAGAAACATCGAG CTGGTGCTTGCCAACCCGTTGGGGTCGGTGGCGGAGAGGATTTTCAACACGGCGGTGGGGGATACCTTCGGGTCGGACCGCCTCTTCTTCAGCGTAGGGGAGGCCGTCGTGGCGGGGGCGTGCAGAGCGGCGCAGCCCTGA